In one window of Massilibacterium senegalense DNA:
- a CDS encoding flavin reductase family protein — MIFDSNELTRDKNAELITGCVVPRPIAFVTTLNHAGRVNAAPFCFFSIVSIDPPILSISCMRKRDGQMKDTAYNIWKQGEFVVHIVDDIHLHDLVACSKEYSYDVSEIEEVGLHLEESHFVSVPSLKNAKIKLECELYDMIPLKNDDGKASGEMLLGRVKGFNVDNSLLEGDRIVPERVKPICRLDGEHFSQVTDMFTIKKSLYQHC, encoded by the coding sequence ATGATATTTGATTCGAATGAACTAACTAGAGATAAAAATGCTGAACTGATTACAGGGTGTGTAGTTCCTAGGCCTATAGCTTTCGTAACAACTTTAAATCATGCAGGAAGAGTCAATGCTGCACCATTTTGTTTTTTTAGCATTGTAAGTATTGACCCGCCCATATTAAGTATTTCTTGTATGCGTAAAAGAGATGGGCAAATGAAAGATACAGCTTATAATATTTGGAAACAAGGAGAATTCGTCGTACATATTGTTGATGATATCCATTTACACGATTTAGTCGCTTGTTCGAAGGAATATTCGTATGATGTGAGTGAAATAGAAGAAGTTGGACTACATCTAGAAGAAAGTCACTTTGTTTCCGTTCCTTCTTTAAAAAATGCTAAAATTAAATTAGAATGTGAACTATATGATATGATTCCATTAAAAAATGACGACGGGAAAGCATCTGGGGAAATGCTTTTAGGTCGTGTAAAAGGATTTAATGTTGATAACTCTTTATTAGAGGGTGATCGAATTGTTCCAGAACGAGTAAAACCAATTTGTCGTTTAGATGGGGAACACTTTAGCCAAGTAACAGACATGTTTACGATAAAAAAATCACTTTATCAGCATTGTTAA
- a CDS encoding pyridoxamine 5'-phosphate oxidase family protein produces MAEKELITRLSNELKDYINEEPLIILTTMEAESKAPNIAAISWVKPTDEKHIRFAVTNNSRIVTNIKANPTVVFTVIGLENVFAIYGKATIVEETMGNVSLKLAKIEVEIDRIFESMFWGAKIDQNPTYVKTYNPDAAKKLDGEVYAALLK; encoded by the coding sequence ATGGCAGAAAAAGAATTAATTACGAGACTATCGAATGAATTGAAAGATTATATAAACGAAGAACCATTAATTATTTTAACAACAATGGAAGCGGAGTCTAAAGCACCAAATATTGCTGCAATTTCTTGGGTAAAACCGACCGATGAAAAACATATTCGATTTGCAGTAACAAATAATTCACGAATCGTGACAAATATAAAAGCGAATCCAACGGTTGTATTTACAGTAATCGGATTAGAAAATGTGTTTGCGATTTACGGAAAGGCAACGATTGTAGAAGAAACAATGGGGAACGTTTCCTTAAAATTAGCTAAAATCGAAGTAGAAATTGATCGAATTTTTGAAAGTATGTTCTGGGGAGCAAAAATCGATCAAAATCCTACGTATGTGAAAACATATAATCCTGATGCAGCGAAGAAATTAGACGGAGAAGTATACGCAGCATTGTTAAAATAA
- a CDS encoding TVP38/TMEM64 family protein, protein MDMQTLTEFFSPENIYNWMEKYRSFGPLPGILLPMAEAFFPFLPLFLFVAWNANVYGLFVGFLWSWMGAVSGALLVFFTIRSLQHIRIFRWLQKQPKTQHFLQWIEEHGFGPLFLLLCFPFTPSSIINIVAALSKVSIYQFILAVMLGKMVMIFTISFIGHDIRSLVKQPVELIMMTIFILFLWYIGKKIEQKYAKRLTKKNKNNVE, encoded by the coding sequence ATGGACATGCAGACGTTGACAGAGTTTTTTTCACCAGAAAATATATATAATTGGATGGAAAAATATCGTTCTTTCGGACCGCTTCCTGGCATATTATTACCGATGGCGGAAGCGTTTTTCCCATTTTTACCTTTGTTTTTATTTGTTGCTTGGAACGCAAATGTATACGGATTATTTGTAGGATTTTTGTGGTCGTGGATGGGAGCGGTTAGTGGAGCGCTACTTGTTTTTTTTACGATTCGTTCGTTGCAACATATCCGAATTTTTCGTTGGTTACAAAAACAACCGAAAACTCAACACTTTTTACAATGGATAGAGGAACACGGATTTGGCCCGCTTTTTTTATTACTATGTTTTCCGTTTACTCCTTCTTCCATTATTAATATTGTCGCGGCATTATCAAAAGTAAGCATCTATCAATTTATTCTAGCTGTGATGTTGGGGAAAATGGTCATGATTTTTACGATTTCCTTTATCGGACACGACATCCGTTCATTAGTCAAACAACCAGTAGAATTGATTATGATGACTATTTTTATCTTATTTTTATGGTATATAGGGAAGAAAATTGAACAAAAATATGCTAAAAGACTTACCAAGAAAAATAAAAACAATGTCGAATAA
- a CDS encoding endolytic transglycosylase MltG, with product MSKKELRGIAIGILVATSLLAYFFYFTDSAKRDVTEEDVKTYLAANDKVAVSSKEYESLLDAKRVTLTNEPATPQPEANKPAAEPAPAKEPAQPEQPAEEQLYSTVLTVSEGTSIYDVAERLESEKIIADRKELIDYLQTNGLEKYLQLGTYELNSKMTIEEVAKTIATPKS from the coding sequence ATGTCAAAAAAAGAACTGAGAGGAATTGCAATAGGTATTTTAGTTGCAACTAGTCTGTTGGCATACTTTTTTTATTTTACTGATAGCGCGAAACGTGATGTGACAGAAGAAGATGTAAAAACGTATTTAGCGGCAAACGATAAAGTTGCAGTTAGTAGTAAAGAGTATGAAAGTTTGTTAGATGCAAAGCGTGTTACATTGACGAACGAACCAGCAACACCACAACCTGAAGCAAACAAACCAGCTGCAGAACCAGCACCTGCAAAAGAACCAGCTCAACCTGAACAACCAGCAGAAGAACAACTTTATTCAACTGTGTTAACGGTATCGGAAGGGACATCTATTTATGATGTTGCGGAGCGGTTAGAGAGTGAAAAAATTATCGCGGATCGAAAAGAATTAATTGATTATTTACAAACTAATGGATTGGAAAAGTATTTACAATTAGGAACATACGAATTAAATAGTAAAATGACCATTGAAGAAGTAGCAAAAACGATTGCTACTCCAAAAAGTTAA
- the addB gene encoding helicase-exonuclease AddAB subunit AddB, translating into MSLQFILGRAGTGKTTYCLDEIAKKLKENPLGPPIIFIVPDQMTFQMEYELANRLEHGMIRAQVYSFKRLSWKILQETGGLNYPHLSPLGVKMLLRKIVEQHHNELKVYRNVSDQLGFYDQLSEMVVELKRYCVDQDTLSQTMQQFEQRPEAKYQTMIEKLHDLQIIYDAFEKEIDHTYLDTENYLQLLASKLYHSAWLKEATIFLDGFDTFTPQEILVIEAFMKHARKIHVALTLDMNELGGVPSKLELFYRSKKTYTTLLNLAEQTNIEVDETLSFTTNYRHSKTPSLQHLEQNVYQIPLEKYGETPAISVWGCVNRRIEIESIAKEIQRCIREENYRFRDIALLVREDNAYFDLIEAIFKEYDIPVFIDQTRSMLHHPLIEFIRSSLEAVLHQWRYDSVFRAVKTDFFVPVEQFGKRKYFREKFNQLENFVLERGIYGKHWQNDEKWKLSFSGQQEVEEYRSYIVQSLRYLEKKVKKATNAIEMCEAIYDYMNELDIVKKINMIRKEAYDQGEIELVREHDQVFKQLMDLFEQLVLVLPEQKMTVSFFEKVMEAGFESLRFALVPPAIDQVLVGNIDRSKFANVKALFILGVNDGVLPKKIDGEGILSDEERVMLTEENIQLAPPRSEELLTESFVIYQTLTTPKAKLYLTYPLANEEGKAMLPSLLVGQLMEMFEALTEEIKLDDPELEKEREELLTLVNERKALSTLASRLSQKKKGYPISEIWLDVYNEMLERIPAQTYAILSSLFFENKEKPLSKSTSEHLYGKHLQASVTRLEMYGRCSFQQFANYGLQLKERKMYKLESMDMGSLFHDSLKDILEVWQVKEEKLDQLTEKKCMELAQEVVEKNAEKLQHQILYSSNRYKYIKRKLQQIVGRATNVLRQQGMKTGFIPQALELPFGKNERVPELAYPLKNGAKVELSGRIDRVDVAQLNDQYYMRIIDYKSGNRSFDLVEVYYGLALQMLVYLDVVVTHAEKLIGHSALPAGWFYFRLHNPMIKLSPPVNNEKLQEELLKEFKLKGMMIEEEAVIQLMDEGLEAGQQSFIVPVGIKKTGELTKNSATMTLHDYQVLKQYTEQIILEYAEGITDGCIDIAPYRLKTKTPCTFCSFRSVCQFDSGMDHNEYRTLRTIKSDDQVLHRMKEKIEEGESHES; encoded by the coding sequence GTGAGCTTGCAATTTATTTTAGGTCGTGCTGGTACCGGAAAAACGACCTATTGTTTAGATGAAATAGCGAAAAAATTAAAAGAAAATCCACTTGGACCACCGATTATTTTCATCGTTCCGGATCAAATGACGTTTCAAATGGAATATGAATTAGCGAATCGTTTAGAACATGGGATGATTCGTGCACAAGTATATAGCTTTAAACGATTATCATGGAAAATATTACAGGAAACTGGAGGATTGAATTATCCACATTTATCTCCTTTAGGTGTAAAAATGCTTCTTCGAAAAATAGTGGAGCAACATCACAATGAATTAAAAGTGTATCGAAATGTATCAGATCAGCTTGGATTTTACGATCAATTATCGGAAATGGTCGTGGAATTGAAACGATATTGCGTAGATCAAGATACCTTATCGCAAACGATGCAGCAATTTGAACAACGTCCGGAAGCAAAATATCAAACAATGATTGAAAAATTACACGATTTACAAATCATTTATGATGCATTTGAAAAAGAAATCGACCACACCTATTTAGATACAGAAAACTATTTGCAATTATTAGCGAGTAAATTATATCACTCTGCATGGCTGAAAGAAGCTACTATTTTTTTAGATGGTTTTGATACGTTTACTCCACAAGAAATACTTGTGATTGAAGCATTCATGAAACACGCACGAAAAATACATGTCGCCCTTACGTTAGATATGAATGAATTAGGAGGAGTACCAAGTAAATTAGAACTTTTTTATCGTTCTAAAAAAACATATACTACGCTTTTGAACTTAGCCGAACAAACGAATATAGAAGTGGATGAAACGCTATCTTTTACGACTAATTACCGTCATAGTAAAACGCCGTCTTTACAACATTTAGAACAAAATGTGTATCAAATTCCGCTGGAAAAGTACGGAGAGACACCAGCGATTTCGGTTTGGGGATGTGTCAATCGCCGCATAGAAATAGAGTCGATTGCAAAAGAAATACAGCGTTGTATTCGGGAAGAAAACTATCGCTTTCGAGATATCGCGTTATTAGTACGGGAAGACAATGCGTACTTTGATTTAATTGAAGCAATTTTTAAAGAATACGATATTCCTGTTTTTATTGACCAAACTCGGTCGATGCTCCATCATCCGCTTATTGAATTCATCCGCTCGTCCTTAGAAGCAGTTTTACATCAATGGCGTTATGACTCGGTTTTTCGTGCTGTGAAAACAGACTTTTTTGTACCAGTCGAACAGTTTGGAAAGCGAAAATATTTTCGCGAAAAATTTAATCAATTGGAAAACTTCGTATTAGAACGAGGAATTTACGGAAAGCATTGGCAAAATGATGAGAAATGGAAATTATCTTTTAGTGGGCAACAAGAAGTAGAAGAATACCGTTCTTACATCGTTCAATCATTGCGATATTTAGAGAAAAAGGTAAAAAAAGCAACGAATGCGATAGAAATGTGTGAAGCGATTTATGATTATATGAATGAGTTAGATATCGTGAAAAAAATAAATATGATTCGGAAAGAAGCATATGACCAAGGCGAAATCGAGCTCGTCCGTGAACACGACCAAGTATTTAAACAACTAATGGATTTATTTGAACAACTTGTACTCGTACTACCAGAACAAAAAATGACCGTTTCATTTTTTGAAAAAGTAATGGAAGCTGGATTTGAGTCGCTTCGATTTGCATTAGTACCACCAGCAATCGACCAAGTGCTAGTCGGCAATATCGATCGTTCTAAATTTGCTAATGTGAAAGCGTTGTTTATTTTAGGTGTAAACGATGGTGTGTTACCGAAAAAAATAGATGGGGAAGGCATATTAAGTGATGAAGAACGAGTAATGTTAACGGAAGAAAATATCCAACTAGCCCCGCCGCGTTCTGAAGAATTATTAACAGAATCATTCGTTATCTATCAAACACTCACTACCCCGAAAGCTAAGTTGTATCTAACGTATCCGTTAGCTAATGAAGAAGGAAAGGCGATGTTGCCCTCTTTACTCGTTGGCCAATTAATGGAGATGTTTGAAGCGTTAACAGAAGAAATAAAACTAGATGACCCAGAGTTAGAAAAAGAACGAGAAGAATTACTTACGCTCGTAAATGAACGAAAAGCGTTATCTACGCTTGCTTCACGATTAAGTCAGAAGAAAAAAGGGTACCCGATTTCGGAGATTTGGCTAGATGTGTATAATGAAATGCTCGAACGAATTCCAGCGCAAACATATGCCATTTTAAGCAGTTTATTTTTTGAAAATAAGGAAAAACCGTTATCTAAATCAACTAGTGAACATTTATATGGAAAGCATTTGCAAGCAAGTGTAACACGATTAGAGATGTATGGAAGATGTTCATTTCAACAATTTGCAAATTACGGTTTACAATTAAAGGAACGAAAAATGTATAAATTAGAATCGATGGATATGGGATCGTTATTCCACGATTCGTTAAAAGATATTTTAGAAGTATGGCAAGTGAAAGAAGAAAAATTAGACCAATTAACAGAAAAAAAGTGTATGGAATTAGCGCAAGAAGTAGTAGAAAAAAATGCAGAAAAACTACAGCATCAAATTTTATATAGCTCGAATCGCTATAAATATATTAAACGAAAATTACAACAAATTGTCGGCCGAGCAACAAATGTATTGCGACAACAAGGAATGAAAACAGGATTTATCCCGCAAGCATTAGAATTACCTTTTGGAAAAAATGAACGTGTGCCAGAATTAGCCTATCCGTTAAAAAATGGGGCGAAAGTGGAGCTTTCTGGACGAATTGATCGGGTAGATGTTGCACAGCTCAATGATCAATATTATATGCGAATCATTGATTATAAATCCGGGAATCGATCTTTTGATTTAGTAGAAGTATATTATGGTCTGGCGTTACAGATGCTCGTTTATTTAGACGTAGTGGTCACACATGCCGAAAAATTAATCGGTCACTCGGCACTTCCAGCTGGATGGTTTTATTTCCGTTTACACAACCCGATGATTAAACTATCCCCGCCTGTGAACAATGAAAAACTACAAGAAGAGCTTTTAAAAGAGTTTAAGTTAAAAGGAATGATGATTGAAGAGGAAGCGGTGATTCAATTAATGGATGAAGGGTTAGAAGCGGGACAACAATCCTTTATCGTGCCAGTAGGAATAAAAAAGACGGGGGAATTAACGAAAAATTCAGCAACGATGACGTTGCATGATTATCAAGTTTTAAAACAATATACCGAGCAAATCATTTTAGAATATGCAGAAGGAATTACTGATGGCTGTATTGATATTGCACCTTACCGCTTAAAAACAAAAACACCTTGTACGTTTTGTTCCTTCCGCTCTGTGTGCCAGTTTGATAGTGGTATGGATCATAATGAGTACCGGACGTTAAGAACCATCAAGTCAGACGATCAAGTGTTGCATCGAATGAAAGAAAAGATAGAGGAAGGTGAATCACATGAGTCATGA
- a CDS encoding UvrD-helicase domain-containing protein gives MSHEAKVMWTKEQTAAIEQKGSNILVAAAAGSGKTAVLVERIIHKITKADPPVDLDRLLIVTFTNAAAQEMRQRIAKAIEDAVQQQPGNYHLRRQQALLNKALISTLHSFCLHVLRKYYYVIDLDPKFRLGDEVEIALLKEEVLEELLEEYYGKEENDDFFRVVDMYSSDRGDDLLRSILFMIHTFSKSHPFPDQWLEEQIQGYEKEYTSLQDLPYYPLIKEDIGNQLEQAIDVMKKGLQVIQGDDTFEKYQQYGEQLLDALEEAKASTSWDQYREALQRSFGRFPTIRKCENKQAQEQFKMYRTTAEDIKKSLLADYFLRKESDYLNDLATLQPVIRTLVTLVKQFDERLQIQKREKNMYEFEDLEHYALKILAKQESTIDHLVPSDIALTYRDYLEEVLVDEYQDSATRY, from the coding sequence ATGAGTCATGAAGCGAAGGTAATGTGGACAAAAGAACAAACAGCTGCGATTGAACAAAAAGGGAGCAACATATTAGTTGCCGCTGCAGCTGGTAGTGGAAAGACAGCAGTACTTGTAGAACGGATTATTCATAAAATTACAAAAGCAGACCCTCCTGTTGATTTAGACCGTTTATTAATTGTGACGTTTACAAATGCTGCTGCGCAAGAAATGCGGCAACGGATTGCAAAAGCAATTGAAGATGCGGTACAACAACAACCTGGTAACTATCATTTAAGAAGGCAACAAGCATTATTAAATAAAGCACTTATTTCAACACTTCATTCTTTTTGTTTACACGTACTACGAAAATATTATTATGTTATTGATTTAGATCCGAAATTTCGTCTCGGGGATGAAGTAGAGATTGCGTTATTGAAAGAAGAAGTATTAGAGGAATTGTTAGAAGAATATTACGGAAAAGAGGAAAACGACGATTTTTTCCGAGTGGTCGATATGTATAGTAGTGACCGCGGGGATGATTTGCTTCGCTCTATTTTGTTCATGATTCATACGTTTTCAAAAAGCCATCCGTTTCCTGATCAATGGTTAGAAGAGCAAATACAAGGTTATGAAAAAGAATATACATCGCTTCAAGATTTGCCTTACTACCCTCTTATAAAGGAGGATATTGGGAATCAATTAGAGCAAGCGATTGATGTTATGAAAAAAGGATTACAAGTAATTCAGGGTGATGACACATTTGAAAAATATCAACAATACGGAGAACAATTACTAGATGCTTTAGAGGAAGCAAAAGCTAGTACAAGTTGGGATCAGTATCGAGAAGCGTTGCAACGTTCATTCGGCCGTTTCCCGACGATTCGAAAATGTGAAAACAAACAGGCACAAGAGCAGTTTAAAATGTATCGAACAACAGCAGAAGACATTAAAAAGTCTTTGCTAGCAGATTATTTTTTAAGAAAAGAAAGCGATTATTTAAACGATTTGGCTACGTTACAACCAGTCATTCGGACGTTGGTTACGCTCGTGAAACAATTTGATGAACGATTACAAATACAAAAGCGCGAGAAAAACATGTATGAATTTGAAGATTTAGAACATTATGCGCTAAAAATTTTAGCCAAACAAGAATCAACAATCGACCATCTCGTTCCATCGGATATTGCGCTTACGTATCGGGATTATTTAGAAGAAGTACTAGTAGATGAATACCAAGACAGTGCGACACGTTACTAA
- the addA gene encoding helicase-exonuclease AddAB subunit AddA — MQEAIIRLVSKPDEKAGNLFMVGDIKQSIYRFRLAEPTLFISKYKRYTSRNDTGLVIDLNQNFRSRKEILSSTNMIFEQIMDEDVGEMPYDKQAALYFGASYYEEKEITNELLLIDMDEEKVTVEDEEEEDLTKIQLEARMIAKKISELMEKQEKVFDKSLKAMRPIKFRDIVILSRSGQVNSPIVIEELKQFGIPAYADLSSGYFEAMEVAIMLNVLTIIDNPYQDIPLASVLRSPIVGLTGEELALIRIEGKERTSYYEAVKTYLKIRRSGSELYTKLDAFMKKIDHYRDLTQQMSLSELIWFIYQDTGYYDFVGGMPNGVQRQANLRLLYDRARHYEQTSFRGLFRFLRFIERLKEKGSDLGVARALGEQEDVVRILTIHKSKGLEFPVVFIHGLTKQFNEMDTRKAVLLHKNLGIGTYVIDPEKRMKYETLPFQLVKKAMRKEMIAEEMRILYVALTRAREKLYLVGAVKKVDNETEKWKETLTTEQFLAKGKRQSAKSYLDWIAPSMMRHPSGIETFEIDPSFQKYDEPKWNIEIVPQEELFEAKREKSVQDDWLEKIQKKERLVSSKKWKEEITKQLSYRYPYVEDTQFLAKQSVTELKRNQAFIGHDGGDEFVKPPFAPIVDRPLFMQQKMLTSTEKGTLMHLVMQHLPIENINTKEDLEQFIQQLIEKEVITLEQEQWINRTYMMTFLESDLGKRMRQNVHTMKRELPFSYTVKAKEIYKDIHSEEKVLIQGVIDAIFEENGQYIMVDYKTDNISDRFKGDFQAALPVLKKRYETQVRMYREAVEKIVQVKINESYLYFFDGGYLVNIENL, encoded by the coding sequence GTGCAAGAAGCCATTATTCGTCTCGTTTCGAAACCGGACGAAAAAGCAGGAAATTTATTTATGGTTGGGGATATTAAGCAAAGTATTTACCGGTTTCGATTAGCGGAACCGACGCTTTTTATTTCTAAATACAAACGGTATACGTCAAGAAATGACACGGGTCTTGTTATCGATTTAAATCAAAACTTCCGAAGCCGCAAAGAAATTTTATCTAGTACGAATATGATTTTTGAACAAATCATGGATGAAGACGTCGGGGAAATGCCGTACGATAAACAAGCTGCTCTTTATTTTGGCGCTTCCTATTACGAAGAAAAAGAAATAACCAACGAGCTGTTGCTGATTGATATGGATGAAGAAAAAGTAACGGTAGAAGATGAAGAGGAGGAAGATTTAACAAAAATCCAATTAGAAGCTCGGATGATTGCTAAAAAAATTAGTGAATTAATGGAAAAACAAGAAAAAGTATTTGATAAATCGTTAAAAGCGATGCGACCTATTAAATTTCGCGATATTGTCATTTTATCTCGTTCAGGACAAGTGAATTCTCCTATTGTAATAGAAGAGCTAAAGCAATTTGGGATTCCAGCATATGCAGATTTATCGTCTGGTTATTTCGAAGCAATGGAAGTGGCCATTATGTTGAATGTGTTAACAATCATTGATAATCCGTATCAAGATATTCCATTAGCTAGTGTGCTTCGTTCTCCTATTGTTGGGTTAACGGGAGAAGAGTTGGCACTTATTCGTATTGAAGGAAAAGAGCGTACTTCTTATTACGAAGCAGTAAAAACATATTTAAAAATTCGTCGTTCCGGTAGCGAATTGTATACAAAACTAGATGCGTTTATGAAGAAAATAGATCATTATCGCGACTTAACGCAACAAATGTCCCTATCAGAATTAATTTGGTTTATTTATCAAGATACCGGCTATTACGATTTTGTCGGAGGAATGCCAAATGGCGTACAACGTCAAGCAAATTTACGTTTATTATATGACAGAGCTCGTCATTATGAACAAACGAGTTTCCGTGGATTATTTCGCTTTTTACGCTTTATCGAACGTTTAAAAGAAAAAGGTTCTGATCTAGGGGTTGCTCGTGCATTAGGAGAGCAAGAGGATGTTGTTCGAATTTTAACGATTCATAAAAGTAAAGGATTAGAGTTTCCGGTTGTTTTTATCCATGGACTAACGAAACAATTTAATGAAATGGATACGCGGAAAGCTGTACTTCTTCATAAAAATCTCGGTATCGGTACGTATGTCATCGATCCCGAAAAACGGATGAAGTATGAAACGTTGCCTTTCCAATTAGTGAAAAAGGCGATGAGAAAAGAAATGATTGCCGAAGAAATGCGAATTTTATACGTTGCATTAACGCGAGCAAGGGAGAAACTCTATTTAGTTGGTGCGGTAAAAAAAGTAGACAATGAAACAGAGAAATGGAAAGAAACTTTGACGACAGAGCAGTTTTTAGCAAAGGGAAAGCGACAAAGTGCGAAAAGTTATTTAGATTGGATTGCCCCGTCTATGATGCGTCATCCGTCCGGTATTGAAACATTTGAAATAGATCCGTCTTTTCAAAAATATGACGAACCGAAATGGAACATTGAAATTGTGCCTCAAGAAGAACTGTTTGAAGCAAAACGAGAAAAAAGTGTACAAGATGACTGGTTAGAAAAGATTCAGAAAAAAGAACGTCTCGTATCGAGTAAAAAATGGAAGGAAGAAATTACGAAGCAGTTATCCTATCGTTATCCTTATGTAGAAGATACACAATTTTTAGCGAAACAATCGGTAACCGAATTAAAGAGAAACCAAGCATTTATCGGCCATGATGGTGGCGATGAGTTCGTGAAACCACCATTTGCTCCTATCGTTGACCGACCGTTGTTTATGCAACAAAAAATGTTGACATCTACGGAAAAAGGAACGTTAATGCATTTAGTGATGCAACATCTTCCAATTGAAAACATAAATACAAAGGAAGATTTAGAACAATTTATTCAACAATTAATTGAAAAAGAAGTCATTACGCTAGAACAGGAGCAATGGATTAATCGTACGTACATGATGACGTTTCTCGAAAGTGATTTAGGAAAAAGGATGCGTCAAAATGTTCATACGATGAAACGAGAGTTACCATTTAGTTATACCGTAAAGGCAAAGGAAATTTATAAAGATATTCATTCGGAAGAAAAAGTGTTAATCCAAGGGGTAATTGATGCTATTTTTGAAGAAAATGGTCAATATATTATGGTGGATTATAAAACGGATAACATTTCGGACCGATTTAAAGGTGATTTTCAAGCTGCCTTACCAGTATTGAAAAAACGATACGAAACGCAAGTTCGAATGTACCGAGAAGCAGTAGAGAAAATTGTGCAAGTAAAAATAAACGAAAGTTATCTTTACTTTTTTGATGGGGGCTATTTAGTAAACATTGAAAATCTATAA